One genomic region from Ornithinimicrobium flavum encodes:
- a CDS encoding SigE family RNA polymerase sigma factor yields the protein MGPTAADAEFVDFVRARQHQLIRAARLYCGDHHAAEDLVQDALVKLASRWESVRDGSPDAYVRRILYRDAVSRWRRWGREVPYAVQPGERDLFDAEPVPAATDAWVDGSPVRQALGALPPRQRAVIVLRYFEDLSEVEIASALGCSTGTVKSQASKAMATLRSVLPDLTGSHHGTGGGER from the coding sequence ATGGGACCCACCGCCGCGGACGCCGAGTTCGTCGACTTCGTGCGGGCCCGGCAGCACCAGCTGATCCGGGCCGCACGTCTCTACTGCGGCGACCACCACGCGGCGGAGGACCTGGTCCAGGACGCCCTGGTCAAGCTCGCCTCCCGGTGGGAGTCGGTGCGCGACGGGTCGCCGGACGCCTACGTGCGCCGGATCCTCTACCGCGACGCCGTCTCCCGCTGGCGCAGATGGGGCCGTGAGGTCCCGTATGCCGTCCAGCCGGGGGAGCGGGACCTGTTCGACGCCGAGCCGGTCCCCGCGGCGACGGACGCGTGGGTGGACGGCTCGCCCGTCCGGCAGGCCCTCGGTGCGCTGCCGCCCAGGCAACGGGCGGTCATCGTGCTGCGCTACTTCGAGGACCTGTCGGAGGTGGAGATCGCCTCCGCGCTCGGGTGCAGCACCGGGACCGTCAAGAGCCAGGCCAGCAAGGCCATGGCCACCCTGAGATCAGTGCTGCCGGACCTGACCGGCAGCCACCACGGCACGGGAGGAGGAGAGCGATGA